One window from the genome of Saccopteryx leptura isolate mSacLep1 chromosome 8, mSacLep1_pri_phased_curated, whole genome shotgun sequence encodes:
- the CCDC54 gene encoding LOW QUALITY PROTEIN: coiled-coil domain-containing protein 54 (The sequence of the model RefSeq protein was modified relative to this genomic sequence to represent the inferred CDS: inserted 3 bases in 2 codons; deleted 6 bases in 4 codons; substituted 3 bases at 3 genomic stop codons) produces MGSRGLTVILEKENQEVRLRITITGQPPIVDYQRLGKRYKLQTKMVKAAAGQMWTSNLPKIRQSLQHYVYHKHXKQHLIQLRNLTMISYGGDQDNISTYEKNVIIMLQDVKTAQTDLLTEVTAVFKISAVLKIQGKTDIYQKQMEVLEIIMNVNEGKQCSITKDIFFMKENIDVLKEGXKVKELENQNSXSSIHCMYIRVLEGERGRGHGTVSQIQQPQTLKNTFASMAFEISSADPEKVLSYSNSTDHFEEKKFSXKILKQSNHQNALRSFKKXKCNIYIYSDFSMGIELTIVYGGKEDFFLSATKLGEFIQWLLSRPTTPPEEQLKTQRHCPFIGPIASLTTICLSAFDYIYCPFWFFKRGSNSTRELHSALLGI; encoded by the exons ATGGGGAGCAGAGGTTTAACGGTAATATTGGAGAAAGAAAACCAAGAGGTGAGGCTGAGAATTACAATAACCGGGCAACCTCCTATAGTAGATTACCAGC gTTTGGGAAAG AGGTACAAACTTCAAACCAAAATGGTTAAAGCTGCTGCTGGGCAGATGTGGACTTCAAATCTCCCCAAGATTAGACAATCGCTTCAACAT TATGTTTACCATAAACATTAGAAACAGCACCTGATTCAACTTAGAAATCTAACTATGATTTCCTATGGTGGTGATCAAGATAACATTAGtacttatgaaaaaaatgttataataatgcTCCAAGATGTCAAAACTGCCCAAACTGACCTCCTCACTGAAGTCACTGCAGTA TTCAAAATCAGTGCAGTATTAAAAATCCAGGGAAAGACTGACATTTATCAGAAGCAGATGGAGGTCTTAGAAATCATAATGAATGTTAACGAAGGCAAACAATGCTCAATAACTAAAGATATCTTCTTTATGAAAGAAAACATTGATGTTTTAAAGGAG GGTTAGAaggtaaaagaactagaaaaccaGAATTCTTGATCCAGTATACATTGTATGTATATAAGAGTTCTGGAAGGAGAAAGGGGTAGAGGTCATGGAACTGTGTCACAAATTCAACAACCACAAACTTTGAAGAACACATTTGCCTCTATGGCTTTTGAGATCTCTTCAGCAGACCCAGAGAAAGTTCTCAGTTATTCCAACTCTACtgatcattttgaagaaaaaaaattctc taaAATTCTGAAGCAAAGTAATCATCAAAATGCattaagaagttttaaaa aaaagtgtaatatttatatttactcagACTTTAGTATGGGGATCGAGCTAACTATTGTCTATGGAggaaaa gaagatttttttctcaGTGCTACCAAGTTAGGAGAATTCATCCAGTGGCTTCTTTCTAGGCCAACCACCCCTCCTGAAGAACAGCTCAAAACCCAGAGACATTGTCCATTCATTGGGCCCATTGCAAGCTTGACtacaatctgtctctctgcttttgaCTACATTTACTGTCCTTTCTGGTTTTTCAAAAGAGGGAGTAACTCGACTAGAGAGTTACATTCTGCTTTGCTTGGCATATAG